One stretch of Oncorhynchus keta strain PuntledgeMale-10-30-2019 chromosome 18, Oket_V2, whole genome shotgun sequence DNA includes these proteins:
- the LOC118397164 gene encoding mRNA decay activator protein ZFP36L1-like isoform X2, translating into MTSCHWGQNTDASLPSRLNKMSFWAERSVSMVDPSTCTLDPSTYTLGWASTEPKQPPASPTGGPVSGSPTSSRYKTELCRTFAESGICKYGGKCQFAHGFDEMRDLNRHPKYKTEPCRTFHTIGFCPYGIRCHFVHNNEDDLGPARPGPGSQAPRSRRPPLLRQSFSFSGFPSAPPQPLKHSHPFLLVPPVSPHTSADITDLLSHAFSEVDCVFEPACDLQSQFLPSPDSGCSLCGLSPVPSPSQTPCTLSEGCGLQQSQSPPCGPALGARSLSYTSLSDHEGGCGSSASSLSGSDSSGPDGSGRRLPIFSQLSVPDEGFSGTSFFL; encoded by the coding sequence ATGACCTCCTGCCACTGGGGGCAGAACACAGATGCCTCACTTCCATCCAGATTGAACAAGATGTCATTCTGGGCTGAGCGCTCGGTCAGCATGGTGGATCCCAGCACGTGCACCCTGGATCCCAGCACGTACACCCTAGGCTGGGCCTCTACAGAACCTAAACAGCCCCCAGCCTCCCCTACTGGTGGCCCTGTCTCTGGGTCTCCCACCTCTTCACGCTATAAGACTGAACTGTGCCGCACCTTTGCTGAGAGTGGCATCTGTAAGTACGGGGGGAAGTGCCAGTTTGCCCACGGTTTTGATGAGATGCGTGACCTCAACAGACACCCCAAGTACAAGACAGAGCCTTGTCGCACTTTCCACACCATCGGCTTCTGTCCATATGGCATCCGCTGCCACTTTGTTCATAACAACGAGGACGACCTGGGCCCTGCCAGACCTGGCCCTGGTTCCCAAGCCCCCCGCTCCAGACGACCCCCTCTGCTTAGGCAGAGCTTCAGCTTCTCAGGCTTCCCCTCTGCCCCTCCACAGCCCCTGAAGCACTCCCACCCCTTCCTCCTCGTGCCTCCAGTTTCCCCTCATACCTCAGCTGACATCACCGACCTACTCTCCCACGCCTTCTCCGAGGTGGACTGTGTCTTTGAGCCGGCCTGTGATCTCCAGTCTCAGTTTCTCCCCTCTCCTGACTCGGGCTGTTCCCTCTGTGGACTGTCCCCTGTGCCTTCCCCCTCCCAGACCCCCTGTACCTTATCAGAGGGCTGCGGCCTGCAGCAGAGCCAGAGTCCCCCCTGTGGCCCTGCTCTCGGTGCCAGAAGCCTCTCCTACACCTCACTGTCAGACCACGAGGGTGGGTGTGGCAGCTCAGCCAGCAGCCTCAGTGGGTCTGACTCCTCTGGTCCAGATGGGTCTGGTCGGCGGCTGCCTATCTTCAGTCAGCTGTCAGTGCCTGACGAGGGCTTCAGCGGCACTAGCTTCTTCCTCTAG
- the LOC118397164 gene encoding mRNA decay activator protein ZFP36-like isoform X1 yields the protein MKMPSYALNQFLDLEEVMCKHLLSLDLRDASKQSTFPVRPVGYNKPRAPCSLSASSSALSTDSTESATMTSCHWGQNTDASLPSRLNKMSFWAERSVSMVDPSTCTLDPSTYTLGWASTEPKQPPASPTGGPVSGSPTSSRYKTELCRTFAESGICKYGGKCQFAHGFDEMRDLNRHPKYKTEPCRTFHTIGFCPYGIRCHFVHNNEDDLGPARPGPGSQAPRSRRPPLLRQSFSFSGFPSAPPQPLKHSHPFLLVPPVSPHTSADITDLLSHAFSEVDCVFEPACDLQSQFLPSPDSGCSLCGLSPVPSPSQTPCTLSEGCGLQQSQSPPCGPALGARSLSYTSLSDHEGGCGSSASSLSGSDSSGPDGSGRRLPIFSQLSVPDEGFSGTSFFL from the exons ATGAAAATGCCATCATACGCGCTTAATCAATTTCTTGATTTGGAAGAGGTTATGTGCAAG CATCTTCTGAGCCTGGACCTCCGGGATGCATCCAAGCAGTCAACTTTCCCAGTGAGACCTGTTGGTTACAATAAGCCCCGggccccctgttccctgtctGCATCAAGCTCTGCCCTCTCTACAGACTCCACAGAAAGTGCAACCATGACCTCCTGCCACTGGGGGCAGAACACAGATGCCTCACTTCCATCCAGATTGAACAAGATGTCATTCTGGGCTGAGCGCTCGGTCAGCATGGTGGATCCCAGCACGTGCACCCTGGATCCCAGCACGTACACCCTAGGCTGGGCCTCTACAGAACCTAAACAGCCCCCAGCCTCCCCTACTGGTGGCCCTGTCTCTGGGTCTCCCACCTCTTCACGCTATAAGACTGAACTGTGCCGCACCTTTGCTGAGAGTGGCATCTGTAAGTACGGGGGGAAGTGCCAGTTTGCCCACGGTTTTGATGAGATGCGTGACCTCAACAGACACCCCAAGTACAAGACAGAGCCTTGTCGCACTTTCCACACCATCGGCTTCTGTCCATATGGCATCCGCTGCCACTTTGTTCATAACAACGAGGACGACCTGGGCCCTGCCAGACCTGGCCCTGGTTCCCAAGCCCCCCGCTCCAGACGACCCCCTCTGCTTAGGCAGAGCTTCAGCTTCTCAGGCTTCCCCTCTGCCCCTCCACAGCCCCTGAAGCACTCCCACCCCTTCCTCCTCGTGCCTCCAGTTTCCCCTCATACCTCAGCTGACATCACCGACCTACTCTCCCACGCCTTCTCCGAGGTGGACTGTGTCTTTGAGCCGGCCTGTGATCTCCAGTCTCAGTTTCTCCCCTCTCCTGACTCGGGCTGTTCCCTCTGTGGACTGTCCCCTGTGCCTTCCCCCTCCCAGACCCCCTGTACCTTATCAGAGGGCTGCGGCCTGCAGCAGAGCCAGAGTCCCCCCTGTGGCCCTGCTCTCGGTGCCAGAAGCCTCTCCTACACCTCACTGTCAGACCACGAGGGTGGGTGTGGCAGCTCAGCCAGCAGCCTCAGTGGGTCTGACTCCTCTGGTCCAGATGGGTCTGGTCGGCGGCTGCCTATCTTCAGTCAGCTGTCAGTGCCTGACGAGGGCTTCAGCGGCACTAGCTTCTTCCTCTAG